One genomic segment of Acomys russatus chromosome 6, mAcoRus1.1, whole genome shotgun sequence includes these proteins:
- the LOC127190958 gene encoding serpin B4-like isoform X2, whose translation MHLFAEATMKFSLELYQKLRESKDNIFYSPISIMTALAMLQVGARGDTEKQIEEVLQFNEATKKTTEKSADCHDEKSENVHDQFQKLMTQLNKSNDAYDLKAANSIYGANSFPFIQEFLEDIKKFYQANVESLDFVHAAEESQKKINSWVESQTNGKIKDLFPSGSLDHNTILVLVNAVYFKGQWDEKFDENHTGEETFWLDKDVQAKIVEIPYRGKELSMYVLLPNEIDGLEKLEEKLTSDKLIEWTSPQNMHMTDLHLSLPRFKVGEKYDLPGPLEHMGMVDAFMPQKADFSGMSSTQGLFVSNILHKSFVDVNEEGTEAAAATGVEITVTSALISEDFSCNHPFLFFIKQKKTNSILFFGRLSSP comes from the exons ATGCATTTGTTTGCTGAAGCAACTATGAAATTCTCACTTGAGCTGTACCAGAAGCTCAGAGAATCTAAGGACAACATCTTCTATTCCCCAATCAGTATCATGACAGCATTAGCAATGCTCCAGGTTGGAGCCAGAGGAGACACTGAAAAACAAATTGAGGAG GTTCTTCAATTCAATGAAGCCAcaaagaagacaacagaaaaatCTGCAGACTGTCAT GATGAAAAGTCAGAAAATGTGCATGACCAATTTCAAAAGCTTATGACTCAGTTAAACAAATCCAATGATGCTTATGACCTAAAAGCTGCCAACAGTATCTATGGAGCAAACAGTTTCCCATTTATCCAG GAATTTTTGGAAGACATTAAGAAATTTTACCAAGCCAATGTTGAATCACTTGATTTTGTACATGCTGCagaagaaagccagaagaagatTAATTCCTGGGTGGAAAGCCAAACAAATG GAAAAATCAAAGACTTATTTCCTAGTGGGAGCCTGGACCATAACACAATACTGGTGCTGGTGAATGCAGTATATTTCAAAGGACAATGGGATGAAAAATTTGATGAAAATCATACTGGAGAAGAAACATTTTGGCTGGACAAG GATGTGCAGGCCAAAATCGTGGAAATACCATACAGAGGCAAAGAGCTCAGCATGTATGTCCTGCTGCCAAATGAAATTGATGGTCTGGAGAAG CTTGAAGAGAAACTCACTTCTGACAAGTTAATAGAGTGGACAAGCCCACAGAACATGCATATGACAGATTTGCATTTATCTTTACCTCGATTCAAAGTGGGAGAGAAGTATGACCTCCCAGGTCCGCTGGAGCACATGGGGATGGTGGACGCCTTCATGCCACAGAAGGCTGACTTCTCTGGCATGAGCAGCACTCAAGGTCTCTTTGTGTCTAACATTTTACACAAGTCCTTTGTGGACGTAAATGAAGAGGGAACAGAAGCTGCAGCTGCCACAGGGGTAGAAATCACTGTAACATCAGCATTGATAAGTGAAGATTTCTCTTGTAATCATCCTTTCCTATTCTTCATCAagcaaaagaagaccaacagcatTCTCTTCTTTGGCCGACTGTCTTCCCCTTAA
- the LOC127190958 gene encoding serpin B4-like isoform X1 has product MHLFAEATMKFSLELYQKLRESKDNIFYSPISIMTALAMLQVGARGDTEKQIEEVLQFNEATKKTTEKSADCHDEKSENVHDQFQKLMTQLNKSNDAYDLKAANSIYGANSFPFIQEFLEDIKKFYQANVESLDFVHAAEESQKKINSWVESQTNGKIKDLFPSGSLDHNTILVLVNAVYFKGQWDEKFDENHTGEETFWLDKNTSKPVQMMKQSKKFNFNLLEDVQAKIVEIPYRGKELSMYVLLPNEIDGLEKLEEKLTSDKLIEWTSPQNMHMTDLHLSLPRFKVGEKYDLPGPLEHMGMVDAFMPQKADFSGMSSTQGLFVSNILHKSFVDVNEEGTEAAAATGVEITVTSALISEDFSCNHPFLFFIKQKKTNSILFFGRLSSP; this is encoded by the exons ATGCATTTGTTTGCTGAAGCAACTATGAAATTCTCACTTGAGCTGTACCAGAAGCTCAGAGAATCTAAGGACAACATCTTCTATTCCCCAATCAGTATCATGACAGCATTAGCAATGCTCCAGGTTGGAGCCAGAGGAGACACTGAAAAACAAATTGAGGAG GTTCTTCAATTCAATGAAGCCAcaaagaagacaacagaaaaatCTGCAGACTGTCAT GATGAAAAGTCAGAAAATGTGCATGACCAATTTCAAAAGCTTATGACTCAGTTAAACAAATCCAATGATGCTTATGACCTAAAAGCTGCCAACAGTATCTATGGAGCAAACAGTTTCCCATTTATCCAG GAATTTTTGGAAGACATTAAGAAATTTTACCAAGCCAATGTTGAATCACTTGATTTTGTACATGCTGCagaagaaagccagaagaagatTAATTCCTGGGTGGAAAGCCAAACAAATG GAAAAATCAAAGACTTATTTCCTAGTGGGAGCCTGGACCATAACACAATACTGGTGCTGGTGAATGCAGTATATTTCAAAGGACAATGGGATGAAAAATTTGATGAAAATCATACTGGAGAAGAAACATTTTGGCTGGACAAG AATACGAGTAAACCTGTCCAGATGATGAAACAAAGCAAGAAGTTTAACTTTAACTTACTAGAGGATGTGCAGGCCAAAATCGTGGAAATACCATACAGAGGCAAAGAGCTCAGCATGTATGTCCTGCTGCCAAATGAAATTGATGGTCTGGAGAAG CTTGAAGAGAAACTCACTTCTGACAAGTTAATAGAGTGGACAAGCCCACAGAACATGCATATGACAGATTTGCATTTATCTTTACCTCGATTCAAAGTGGGAGAGAAGTATGACCTCCCAGGTCCGCTGGAGCACATGGGGATGGTGGACGCCTTCATGCCACAGAAGGCTGACTTCTCTGGCATGAGCAGCACTCAAGGTCTCTTTGTGTCTAACATTTTACACAAGTCCTTTGTGGACGTAAATGAAGAGGGAACAGAAGCTGCAGCTGCCACAGGGGTAGAAATCACTGTAACATCAGCATTGATAAGTGAAGATTTCTCTTGTAATCATCCTTTCCTATTCTTCATCAagcaaaagaagaccaacagcatTCTCTTCTTTGGCCGACTGTCTTCCCCTTAA